One window of Rasiella rasia genomic DNA carries:
- a CDS encoding aldehyde dehydrogenase, translated as MKKILNYIDGTYQDPTSGEWLDNFNPSTGNIYSQIAKSTPKDIEHAYVAAKEAFPSWSTTPIETRSKIMLRIADLIEANLDRLAAAESLDNGKPVSLAKAVDIPRASANFRFFGNAITQFASEAHESVGRNTMNFTLRQPIGVVGCISPWNLPLYLFTWKVAPAIAAGNCVVAKPSEVTPMTAYLLGELLSEAGLPKGVLNIVHGTGPEAGQAIVAHPNIKAISFTGGTTTGEHIARTAAPMFKKLSLELGGKNPNLIFADCNYEKMLSVTVKSSFANQGQICLCGSRIYVEESIAETFKKDFVAKVSELKVGNPSDNDTNLGALVSQAHMEKVENYIEIAKNEGGTVLFGGNKVSVPGHEQGYYLQPTVIEIDDNKCRIQQEEVFGPVVTIVSFKDETEAIQMANDVQYGLSATVWTQDLNRTMRVSKQLEAGIVWVNTWLNRDLRTPFGGVKNSGVGREGGFEALRFFTEPKNVCITYTDLPNNP; from the coding sequence ATGAAAAAAATTCTCAACTACATAGACGGTACCTATCAAGATCCTACTTCTGGAGAATGGTTAGACAACTTTAACCCAAGTACTGGTAACATCTATTCGCAGATTGCGAAAAGCACTCCGAAGGATATTGAACACGCTTATGTTGCAGCGAAAGAAGCTTTTCCATCTTGGAGTACCACCCCAATTGAAACTCGCAGTAAAATTATGCTGCGTATTGCAGATTTAATTGAAGCCAATTTAGATCGTTTGGCAGCAGCCGAAAGTTTAGATAATGGCAAACCCGTATCGCTTGCTAAGGCAGTAGACATTCCTAGAGCAAGTGCAAATTTTAGGTTTTTTGGCAATGCAATTACGCAATTTGCTAGTGAAGCCCATGAAAGTGTTGGAAGAAACACGATGAATTTTACATTACGCCAACCTATTGGTGTAGTTGGATGTATTTCTCCATGGAACCTTCCCCTCTATCTCTTTACCTGGAAAGTAGCTCCGGCCATTGCAGCCGGAAATTGTGTGGTGGCAAAACCAAGTGAAGTAACACCAATGACTGCCTATTTATTAGGCGAATTGTTATCTGAAGCTGGACTACCCAAAGGAGTTTTAAACATTGTTCATGGTACTGGTCCTGAAGCGGGGCAAGCTATTGTAGCGCATCCAAATATAAAAGCGATTAGCTTTACAGGTGGCACTACCACAGGAGAACATATAGCCAGAACGGCTGCACCTATGTTTAAAAAGTTATCGTTAGAACTAGGGGGTAAAAATCCGAACCTGATTTTTGCAGATTGTAATTATGAAAAAATGCTTTCGGTAACAGTAAAATCTTCTTTTGCTAATCAAGGGCAAATTTGCCTCTGTGGAAGTAGAATTTATGTAGAAGAGTCTATAGCCGAAACCTTTAAGAAAGATTTTGTAGCTAAAGTGTCAGAACTAAAAGTTGGAAATCCGTCTGACAATGACACGAATTTAGGCGCACTGGTTTCCCAAGCACATATGGAAAAGGTAGAGAACTATATTGAAATTGCTAAAAATGAAGGAGGCACCGTGTTATTTGGAGGAAACAAAGTCTCGGTACCCGGACATGAACAAGGGTATTATTTACAACCAACCGTTATTGAAATAGACGATAATAAATGCCGAATACAACAAGAAGAAGTTTTTGGCCCTGTAGTTACTATTGTAAGCTTTAAAGACGAAACCGAAGCAATACAAATGGCTAACGATGTGCAATACGGACTCTCTGCTACTGTTTGGACACAAGACTTGAACAGAACCATGCGAGTTTCTAAACAGTTAGAAGCAGGAATTGTTTGGGTAAACACTTGGCTAAATCGTGATTTACGTACGCCTTTCGGCGGGGTTAAAAATAGCGGAGTTGGACGAGAGGGCGGATTTGAAGCCTTGCGCTTTTTTACCGAGCCTAAAAACGTTTGTATTACGTATACTGATTTGCCAAATAACCCTTAA
- a CDS encoding class I SAM-dependent methyltransferase codes for MNYQKEFETNRETWNKKVAIHAQSTFYDIDAFKKGKSSLNKYELEALGDVSGKSLLHLQCHFGQDTLSWSRMGAKCTGVDISEEGIKLAKALAQELKEDATFVCCNVLDTSAHISESFDIVITSYGTIGWLPDLAPWAQMIAERLKPGGIFYIVEFHPIAWMYDYTVSPPELKYGYQQKETIYDEYQGTYADETANIISKEYGWNHSLGEVVTSLANAGLTIEFLKEHEASPYNVFPDLVKNAENLYEVPNGRYPLLFEVKAKKN; via the coding sequence ATGAACTACCAAAAAGAATTTGAGACCAATAGAGAAACTTGGAATAAGAAAGTAGCAATTCACGCACAAAGCACGTTTTATGATATAGACGCTTTTAAGAAAGGAAAATCTAGTTTAAATAAGTATGAACTAGAAGCGCTAGGAGATGTTTCAGGAAAGAGCTTGCTGCATTTGCAATGTCATTTTGGCCAAGACACCCTTAGCTGGAGTAGGATGGGGGCTAAGTGTACCGGAGTCGATATTTCAGAAGAGGGCATAAAATTGGCAAAAGCGCTCGCACAGGAGTTAAAGGAGGACGCAACGTTTGTATGTTGTAATGTATTAGACACTTCGGCACATATTTCTGAGTCTTTCGACATTGTAATTACAAGTTATGGCACCATAGGTTGGTTGCCCGATCTTGCTCCATGGGCTCAAATGATTGCTGAAAGGTTAAAACCTGGAGGCATATTTTATATAGTAGAGTTTCACCCAATAGCCTGGATGTATGACTATACGGTTTCTCCGCCAGAACTCAAGTATGGCTATCAACAAAAGGAAACTATTTATGATGAGTACCAAGGTACATATGCAGATGAAACTGCCAATATAATTAGTAAAGAATATGGCTGGAATCATAGCCTAGGCGAAGTAGTAACAAGTCTTGCTAATGCTGGGCTCACTATAGAGTTTTTAAAAGAACACGAAGCATCTCCTTACAACGTGTTTCCTGATTTAGTAAAGAATGCCGAAAATTTATATGAAGTACCAAACGGGCGCTACCCACTATTGTTTGAGGTAAAAGCAAAGAAGAATTAA
- the kynU gene encoding kynureninase, producing MQHTLQFAQQCDAEDPLKHFREEFLLPKDTQGNNLIYLCGNSLGLQPKLTQEYIQQELNDWAKHGVEGHTDAENPWLPYHEFLTETMASIVGAKPSEVVMMNTLTTNLHLMMVSFYQPTPSKYKIIVESDAFPSDKYAVESQLKFHGFDPSDGLILWKPRAGEDLCRFEDLEQIMAEQGDQVALLMIGSTNYYSGQHFPLKKITELGHKYGCKVGFDLAHGAGNIEPKLHETGADFAVWCSYKYLNSGPGSLGGCFVHERHANNDKLNRFTGWWGHNKETRFNMRHEFDALQGAEGWQLSNPPILSMAAIRASLAVFADAGFNKLRKKSIKLTGYLEFLLHDLENDAINIITPSNPEERGCQLSIQLKSANKETHTKLTKTGVISDWREPDVIRVAPAPLYNSFEDVFEFVQRLKKVL from the coding sequence ATGCAGCATACGCTTCAATTTGCACAACAATGTGACGCCGAGGACCCGTTAAAACACTTTAGGGAGGAGTTTCTTTTACCAAAAGACACACAAGGCAATAATCTGATTTATCTCTGCGGAAATTCTCTAGGGTTGCAACCTAAATTAACACAAGAGTATATCCAACAAGAATTAAATGATTGGGCAAAACATGGAGTTGAAGGTCATACAGATGCTGAAAATCCATGGCTTCCTTATCACGAATTTCTCACCGAAACCATGGCATCTATCGTAGGTGCAAAACCTAGTGAAGTAGTAATGATGAACACCCTTACCACTAACTTACACTTAATGATGGTAAGTTTTTATCAGCCCACCCCCTCCAAATACAAAATCATCGTGGAAAGCGATGCATTTCCAAGCGACAAATACGCTGTTGAAAGTCAGTTGAAATTCCATGGGTTCGATCCATCAGACGGACTTATTCTATGGAAACCCAGAGCGGGAGAAGACCTTTGCCGTTTTGAAGATTTAGAACAAATCATGGCAGAACAGGGAGATCAAGTGGCCTTATTAATGATTGGAAGTACCAATTACTATAGCGGACAGCATTTTCCACTAAAAAAAATTACAGAACTCGGCCATAAGTATGGCTGCAAAGTTGGATTCGATTTGGCACACGGCGCTGGTAATATTGAGCCAAAACTGCACGAAACAGGAGCAGATTTCGCTGTCTGGTGTAGCTATAAATACTTAAACAGCGGACCAGGAAGTCTGGGTGGTTGTTTTGTGCATGAGCGCCATGCAAACAACGACAAATTAAACCGGTTTACCGGCTGGTGGGGACATAACAAAGAGACGCGTTTCAATATGCGCCATGAGTTTGACGCACTACAAGGTGCCGAAGGTTGGCAATTAAGCAATCCGCCTATCTTAAGTATGGCTGCTATTAGAGCCAGTTTAGCTGTATTTGCAGATGCTGGATTTAATAAGCTACGTAAGAAATCGATAAAGCTTACGGGCTACCTAGAGTTTTTGTTGCATGACCTAGAAAATGATGCTATTAATATCATTACCCCAAGTAATCCAGAAGAACGCGGGTGTCAGTTAAGTATTCAATTAAAAAGTGCAAACAAAGAGACACATACAAAGCTTACAAAAACCGGAGTAATTAGTGATTGGCGCGAACCCGATGTAATTCGCGTAGCTCCAGCACCGCTCTACAACAGCTTTGAAGATGTTTTTGAATTTGTACAGCGATTAAAGAAGGTTTTATAA
- a CDS encoding lmo0937 family membrane protein has translation MRDIIWLIVVILIIGWLVGYFGFGEAVGSLIHILLVLAVIGILYRLATGRRP, from the coding sequence ATGAGAGACATAATCTGGCTTATTGTAGTCATTCTAATCATCGGTTGGCTTGTAGGGTATTTCGGATTTGGAGAAGCGGTAGGTAGTTTAATTCATATACTATTAGTATTAGCCGTTATCGGAATTCTATATCGATTGGCTACAGGGCGTAGGCCATAA
- the msrA gene encoding peptide-methionine (S)-S-oxide reductase MsrA — MKRLLYLFAALALVSLQASCQSSNENNKKAEAEAQNNQTPVVVPSENGLEKAYFASGCFWCVEAIYESVAGVKESISGYSGGHTENPTYESSNTGRTGHAEAVEIIYDPKIVSFSQLVDVYFGSQNITQVNGQGPDNGSQYRSIIFYQNNTQKQIIDTKIAALEAKLGEGKVAAQVLPFQKFWIGEGYHQNFERLNPNHPYILNVSVPRLRRFQKKFPQLLKEGSH, encoded by the coding sequence ATGAAAAGGCTACTATATTTATTTGCCGCTTTGGCGCTTGTATCATTACAGGCATCTTGCCAATCGTCTAACGAGAATAACAAGAAAGCAGAAGCAGAGGCTCAAAACAATCAAACCCCAGTGGTTGTACCGTCAGAAAACGGATTAGAAAAAGCATATTTTGCCAGTGGTTGTTTTTGGTGTGTTGAAGCAATCTATGAGAGCGTAGCTGGGGTAAAAGAGTCTATTTCGGGGTATAGCGGTGGCCATACAGAAAACCCCACATACGAATCTAGCAATACCGGAAGAACCGGACATGCAGAAGCTGTAGAAATCATTTATGACCCGAAAATCGTTAGTTTTAGTCAATTGGTAGATGTGTATTTTGGTTCGCAAAATATTACTCAAGTTAATGGCCAAGGACCAGATAATGGCTCTCAATACCGCTCCATCATTTTTTACCAAAACAACACTCAAAAACAAATTATTGATACAAAGATTGCTGCGTTAGAAGCAAAGTTAGGCGAAGGGAAGGTTGCTGCACAAGTTTTACCCTTTCAAAAATTTTGGATTGGGGAAGGGTATCATCAAAATTTCGAACGTCTAAATCCGAATCACCCATACATTCTAAATGTATCTGTTCCTAGATTAAGACGTTTTCAGAAGAAATTTCCGCAGTTATTGAAAGAAGGGTCGCATTAA
- a CDS encoding alpha/beta hydrolase has product MRQFSLLFFLLIVGVVCSQNSTSSKAIPFTIGETVSVQSEILQENRTLNIYLPRGYDESKKKYPIIYLLDGSADEDFIHIAGLVQFGSFSWINMLPESIVVGISNIDRKRDFTFPSTVKLDQEEFPTSGGSEKFIQFLERELQPFIASRYKVSEEKTIIGQSLGGLLAAEILLKKPSLFNNYIIVSPSTWWDNESILKQEATKTWAPKQVYIAGGTEGPTMQTGAINLYYKLLAASKDTKNKVFYHFLEAQDHGDALHLAVYNAFEKLFENETKK; this is encoded by the coding sequence ATGAGACAATTTAGTTTATTGTTCTTTTTATTAATAGTTGGTGTTGTTTGTTCTCAAAATAGCACCTCATCTAAGGCTATACCTTTTACCATTGGAGAAACGGTCTCAGTGCAGTCTGAAATTTTACAAGAAAATAGAACTCTCAACATCTATCTTCCTAGGGGATATGACGAGAGCAAAAAAAAATATCCTATTATTTACCTTCTAGACGGTTCTGCAGATGAAGATTTTATTCACATTGCCGGACTTGTTCAATTTGGGTCTTTCTCGTGGATTAATATGCTCCCAGAATCTATTGTAGTAGGTATTTCCAATATAGATAGAAAAAGAGATTTTACATTTCCTTCTACCGTAAAACTAGACCAAGAAGAATTTCCAACTAGCGGAGGGTCTGAAAAATTTATTCAATTTTTAGAACGTGAATTACAACCGTTTATCGCTTCACGCTATAAAGTTTCCGAAGAAAAAACAATTATTGGCCAGTCTCTAGGCGGATTACTAGCTGCGGAAATTTTACTAAAAAAACCAAGCCTGTTTAACAATTACATTATTGTAAGTCCGAGTACCTGGTGGGATAACGAATCGATTTTGAAGCAAGAGGCAACAAAAACTTGGGCGCCAAAACAAGTTTATATTGCCGGTGGTACCGAGGGACCAACCATGCAAACAGGAGCAATTAACTTGTATTATAAACTCTTAGCGGCTTCAAAGGATACTAAGAACAAGGTTTTTTATCATTTTCTCGAGGCGCAAGACCATGGAGACGCATTGCATTTAGCGGTGTACAATGCCTTCGAAAAATTATTTGAGAACGAAACCAAGAAGTAA
- a CDS encoding Nif3-like dinuclear metal center hexameric protein: protein MTVKDVIKILDAYAPLHYTEDFDNTGLLVGNSKATVTGILVTLDTLETVVDEAIQNNCNMIVSFHPIIFSGLKKLTGATYVERTVQKAIKNDIAIFAIHTALDNSWNGVNAMICKKLGLSNRRVLLPKKELIKKLTTYVPTESLNHVRTALFEAGAGTIGNYSQCSFTSEGIGSFQGEEGSAPTIGETGELRFEAETLLSVTFPKHIETSVISALFASHPYEEVAYETITLDNTHQHIGMGMIGELAAEISEEELLTKLKDTFKTGVIKHSAKHNKKVQKIAVLGGSGSFAISAAKAAGADVFVSADFKYHDFYQAEGTILLCDVGHYESEQYTKDLLVDVLTKKITNFAVVLSQTNTNPISYF from the coding sequence ATGACCGTTAAGGATGTTATTAAGATTTTAGATGCATACGCACCTTTACACTACACAGAAGATTTTGACAATACAGGTTTGCTAGTAGGAAACAGCAAAGCAACCGTAACGGGTATTTTAGTTACTTTAGACACACTCGAGACAGTTGTAGATGAAGCGATACAAAACAATTGTAATATGATTGTAAGTTTCCACCCTATTATTTTCTCTGGACTTAAAAAATTAACGGGAGCCACGTATGTGGAGCGCACAGTTCAAAAAGCAATTAAAAATGATATTGCCATTTTTGCCATTCATACAGCTTTAGACAATTCATGGAATGGAGTGAACGCTATGATATGCAAAAAGTTAGGTCTCAGTAATCGGCGAGTTTTACTACCCAAAAAAGAGCTTATAAAAAAGTTAACTACCTATGTACCTACTGAAAGTTTAAACCATGTAAGAACGGCACTTTTTGAAGCCGGTGCGGGAACCATTGGTAATTATAGTCAGTGTAGTTTTACTTCAGAAGGCATCGGAAGCTTTCAAGGCGAAGAAGGAAGCGCACCTACGATAGGAGAAACTGGGGAGCTTCGTTTTGAAGCAGAAACGCTATTAAGCGTAACTTTTCCGAAGCATATAGAGACATCGGTAATATCTGCCCTATTTGCTTCACATCCTTACGAAGAAGTTGCCTATGAAACTATAACATTAGATAATACCCATCAGCATATTGGCATGGGTATGATAGGAGAACTTGCCGCGGAAATTTCCGAAGAAGAACTACTCACTAAGTTGAAAGACACTTTTAAAACTGGTGTCATTAAGCATTCTGCCAAACACAATAAAAAGGTGCAGAAAATCGCGGTTTTAGGCGGCAGTGGAAGTTTTGCCATTTCAGCTGCGAAGGCGGCAGGGGCAGATGTTTTTGTTTCGGCCGACTTTAAATACCATGATTTTTATCAAGCCGAAGGAACCATCTTACTTTGTGATGTGGGGCATTATGAAAGTGAACAATACACAAAAGACCTATTAGTTGATGTGCTTACAAAAAAAATCACTAATTTTGCAGTCGTTTTATCACAAACAAACACCAATCCTATTAGCTATTTTTAA
- a CDS encoding zinc ribbon domain-containing protein yields the protein MATKTETTVEEKLRALYDLQLIDSRVDEIRNVRGELPLEVEDLEDEVAGMNTRLDKLKADLEVIEESIKEKKNGIEESKSLIKKYTAQQDNVRNNREYNSLSKEVEFQELEIQLAEKHIKEFKAQIEQKSIVIEETVARLEARKEHLKHKQSELNEILAETEKEEKALIKESEKFEKKIEERLVNAYKRIRSNVKNGLAVVPVERGASGGSFFTIPPQVQMEIASRKKIITDEHSGRILVDPELATEEQEKMEAMFAKMK from the coding sequence ATGGCCACAAAAACAGAAACCACTGTAGAAGAGAAGTTAAGAGCCTTGTACGACCTACAATTAATTGACTCACGAGTAGACGAAATTAGAAACGTACGCGGTGAACTCCCATTAGAAGTTGAAGACTTAGAAGATGAAGTTGCTGGAATGAACACCCGCCTAGACAAATTGAAGGCAGATCTTGAGGTGATTGAAGAAAGTATTAAAGAGAAGAAAAACGGGATTGAAGAATCTAAGTCTCTTATAAAAAAATACACTGCTCAGCAAGATAACGTTCGTAACAACCGAGAGTACAACTCTTTAAGTAAAGAGGTTGAATTTCAAGAACTAGAAATTCAATTGGCTGAAAAGCACATTAAAGAATTTAAGGCACAAATCGAGCAGAAATCTATTGTAATAGAAGAAACTGTAGCACGATTAGAGGCTCGTAAAGAACACTTAAAGCATAAGCAAAGTGAACTAAATGAGATTTTAGCCGAAACTGAAAAAGAAGAAAAAGCACTTATTAAGGAGTCTGAAAAATTCGAAAAGAAGATTGAAGAGCGTTTGGTAAATGCATATAAAAGAATACGAAGCAATGTAAAAAATGGTCTAGCTGTTGTGCCCGTAGAACGCGGAGCTTCAGGAGGTTCTTTCTTTACCATTCCACCTCAAGTACAGATGGAAATTGCCTCTCGTAAAAAGATCATCACAGATGAGCATAGCGGTCGTATTTTGGTTGATCCAGAATTGGCTACCGAAGAGCAAGAGAAAATGGAAGCAATGTTCGCTAAGATGAAATAA
- the lpxK gene encoding tetraacyldisaccharide 4'-kinase, whose product MNLVRKLLFPFAVLYGWITGIRNFLYNKGILKSTEYKVPIVCVGNLSVGGTGKSPMIEYLISFLKEDYRIAVLSRGYKRATNGFIEVTELHNAREVGDEPLQFKTKFPDVTVAVCADRRTGIEHLQEKADVILLDDAFQHRKVKAAVNILLTPFHDLFMDDWMLPTGNLREPRRGSKRTQCLVVTKCPPSVAYAKLQEIELRMPIYNHQKLYFSGINYAETMHGAKESQPLLYLKDKPFTLVTGIADPSPLVTYLTEQGYTFTHEKFPDHHNFSDAEIAALRQKELILTTEKDFMRLQHRVEKYAMYYVPITTVILKEQAEFFEDFIIKSIDKKRLG is encoded by the coding sequence ATGAATTTAGTTAGAAAGCTTTTGTTTCCTTTTGCTGTGCTCTATGGCTGGATTACTGGTATTCGTAATTTTTTGTACAACAAGGGCATCTTAAAAAGTACCGAGTATAAAGTACCAATTGTTTGTGTAGGTAACCTTTCTGTTGGTGGCACTGGAAAGTCGCCCATGATAGAATATTTAATTTCATTTCTTAAAGAAGACTACCGTATTGCCGTATTAAGCCGTGGATACAAAAGAGCAACCAACGGTTTTATTGAAGTGACAGAATTGCACAACGCGCGCGAAGTAGGGGATGAACCCTTGCAATTTAAAACTAAATTTCCCGATGTTACTGTGGCTGTATGTGCAGATAGACGCACAGGAATAGAACATTTACAAGAAAAGGCCGATGTTATTTTGTTAGATGATGCTTTTCAGCATAGAAAAGTAAAAGCAGCGGTCAATATACTACTTACTCCTTTTCACGATTTGTTTATGGACGATTGGATGCTTCCAACTGGCAATTTGCGCGAACCACGTCGTGGTTCTAAACGTACGCAATGTTTGGTAGTGACCAAATGTCCGCCAAGTGTGGCGTACGCTAAATTACAAGAGATAGAATTGAGAATGCCTATCTACAACCATCAAAAATTATATTTTTCTGGAATTAATTATGCAGAAACCATGCATGGTGCAAAAGAATCGCAACCGCTACTATATCTAAAAGACAAACCATTTACATTGGTTACAGGTATTGCAGATCCGTCACCATTAGTAACTTATTTAACGGAGCAGGGATATACGTTTACACACGAAAAGTTTCCAGATCATCATAATTTTTCTGATGCTGAAATAGCTGCATTAAGGCAAAAGGAATTAATTCTTACCACAGAAAAAGATTTTATGCGCTTGCAGCATAGGGTTGAAAAATATGCCATGTACTATGTGCCTATAACCACCGTGATTTTGAAAGAGCAAGCAGAATTTTTTGAAGACTTCATTATTAAGTCAATCGATAAAAAACGATTAGGCTAA
- a CDS encoding FAD-dependent oxidoreductase, whose protein sequence is MNKDQNILIIGAGLCGSLLALRMAQRGYTVTLVEKRPDLRKQLQDAGRSINLALSDRGLKGLRLAGVEEAAKKLCIPMLGRMIHDKEGNTFLSKYSGRENEYINSISRPGLNMLLLDEAEKMPNVEIIFNKGCKSVDLESASATFKDYTTGEDVTFQGDIVLGTDGAGSVVRKSMFNHKKFLFSFSQEWLTHGYKEITIPAADGGGYRTTMNALHIWPRGEDMLIALPNLDGSFTVTLFLPYANSDYCFDNLTTPEMVTEYFSKEYPDAIALMPNLVTEFFENPTGPLGTIKCSPWNCYGKTLLLGDAAHAIVPFYGQGMNASFEDVVVFNEVLDTLENESTDWKAVFHAYEEARKKDTDAIADLAVDNFHEMKEHTASTLFQKKRKLETAFEAEFPQEYYSKYSLVTFNESITYSEALKKGRAQDKAILNLIADGKLTEEMSLREKLTMTQKETEAILHDDAIAFG, encoded by the coding sequence TTGAATAAAGATCAAAACATACTAATTATTGGTGCAGGGCTCTGCGGAAGCCTCTTAGCATTAAGAATGGCGCAGCGAGGCTATACAGTAACCCTTGTTGAAAAACGCCCAGACTTACGAAAACAACTCCAAGACGCAGGACGTTCCATTAACTTAGCACTAAGTGATCGTGGGCTCAAAGGGCTAAGACTCGCAGGTGTTGAAGAAGCTGCAAAAAAATTGTGTATTCCAATGTTGGGACGCATGATTCATGACAAAGAAGGAAATACTTTTTTAAGTAAATATAGCGGCAGAGAAAACGAATATATCAATTCTATCTCGCGTCCTGGATTAAACATGCTCTTGTTAGACGAAGCTGAAAAAATGCCTAATGTTGAAATTATCTTTAACAAAGGCTGTAAATCTGTAGATTTAGAGAGCGCGTCTGCCACATTCAAGGACTATACAACAGGAGAAGATGTGACCTTTCAAGGAGATATTGTTCTAGGTACCGATGGCGCAGGGTCTGTGGTTCGTAAAAGTATGTTTAACCATAAAAAGTTCCTGTTTAGTTTTTCTCAAGAATGGCTCACCCATGGGTATAAAGAAATCACCATACCAGCTGCAGACGGTGGTGGGTATCGAACAACTATGAATGCACTTCATATCTGGCCACGTGGCGAAGACATGCTAATTGCACTACCAAATTTAGATGGCAGTTTTACCGTCACCTTATTCCTGCCTTACGCCAATAGCGACTATTGCTTCGATAATTTAACTACTCCAGAGATGGTGACAGAATATTTCAGCAAAGAATATCCAGATGCCATTGCCCTAATGCCTAATCTGGTCACAGAATTTTTTGAAAATCCAACGGGCCCTTTAGGTACTATAAAGTGTTCTCCTTGGAACTGCTACGGAAAAACGCTGTTACTTGGAGATGCCGCGCATGCCATTGTTCCATTTTACGGTCAAGGTATGAATGCAAGTTTTGAAGATGTTGTTGTATTTAACGAGGTGCTAGATACGTTAGAAAACGAAAGTACCGATTGGAAAGCAGTTTTTCACGCCTATGAAGAAGCTAGAAAGAAGGATACAGATGCCATTGCAGACCTGGCAGTAGATAATTTTCACGAAATGAAAGAACATACTGCTAGTACCTTATTTCAGAAAAAGAGAAAATTAGAAACTGCTTTTGAAGCCGAATTTCCGCAAGAATACTATAGCAAATACTCCTTAGTTACCTTTAATGAAAGCATCACATATTCTGAAGCACTAAAAAAAGGACGGGCTCAGGATAAGGCTATTTTAAATTTAATTGCCGATGGTAAATTAACAGAAGAGATGAGTCTTCGTGAAAAATTAACCATGACACAAAAAGAAACAGAAGCAATCTTACATGATGATGCTATTGCATTTGGATAA
- a CDS encoding RidA family protein: protein MTNKSKLVEGKATPRGAYPHIKRAGDFLFVSGTSSRLPDNTITGANKIDEMGTIFLDIKEQTRAVLNNIKDVLATENATMADVVDVSSFLVNMNDFGGYNQVYGEFFSKETGPTRTTVAVHQLPHPHLVVEIKVTAYKPLGG from the coding sequence ATGACAAACAAGAGTAAATTAGTAGAAGGAAAAGCAACACCTCGGGGCGCATACCCCCATATAAAACGAGCAGGAGATTTTTTATTTGTCAGCGGAACGAGTTCACGATTACCCGACAATACCATTACAGGCGCCAACAAAATCGACGAAATGGGCACAATTTTTCTTGATATAAAAGAACAAACCCGCGCTGTATTAAACAACATCAAAGATGTCTTAGCAACAGAGAATGCAACCATGGCAGATGTCGTAGACGTATCGAGTTTTTTAGTAAACATGAATGATTTTGGAGGCTACAATCAAGTTTACGGCGAATTTTTTAGCAAAGAAACAGGTCCAACCCGAACAACAGTTGCAGTTCACCAACTACCCCACCCACATCTGGTTGTAGAAATTAAGGTCACAGCTTATAAACCTCTTGGGGGTTAA